Part of the Candoia aspera isolate rCanAsp1 chromosome 1, rCanAsp1.hap2, whole genome shotgun sequence genome, TGCTGAGTAAATCTCATTTCACTGGATTCACATGTTACACTAAGCCAAacaatggtttacaaaccatactGGCCAGCTTCACACAATAGAGTAAGCCCAAACCATAGTATGGTTTACTATGTGTGTGACTCTGGATAATAGTTATGCTCCCGAATGTTAATGCAAGATAGAAAATGGGAGGGTTTCCAAGCTTATTGTACATTGTAGATGGGGAGTATTTATCATACAATGACCAGGAATTGAGCCCCATTCAATAGAACCCAACACTGTAACCTGTACACCTTCCATGTGTGTATATTTGCATTCTTGGCACAGGAAATGCAAAAGGTCCTTGAATATATCTACAGGTTGTAGAAGGTGGAGTGAATCTTGTGTGCCCTCATGCATCATAATTTCCGTACTCTCGATAAGTGTACTGCTTCTCTGTCAAGATAACTGGATTTCTGAATTATATATGGGATGGAAAGTCTAATGGAAATACACAAACTTAAGAGTTGTCATAGTTCCTTTCGTtggtgattgattatgtgctatcaagagTTTTTGACtcttagatagatagatcttctccatgatgatctatccctaatccGTTCTTTCGAGTCTCCCTATGGTACACGCATCGCCAGcataactgagtccacccaccttattGCTGGTCCACCTTgttgctttccttccacctttcccagcattagagtcttttccaaagagctgggtctttgcataatgtgtctgaagtaggataatttaagcctggtcatttgtgccatgagtgagaactttgggttgatttgttcaatgatccattgcttTGTTTTCATGGCCGTCCACGGtatcaggagtcttctccaacaccaaagttcaaaggcatcaatgctcttcctaccctgcttctttaaagtccaactttcacttccatagagtatcacagtgaataccatggcttgcacaattctgatcttttccTTTGATGATACTTCATGAATTACCATGAAAACACTGAACCAGAATCATTGGAAGCTCCCTTGTGGGCATACTCCTGCCCAGAGTGCAATACTGCATAGAAAAATAGTATTTACATCGAAGTGTGAAGCCTTTGAAGGATTTCTGCAAGTTTTCAGTATTCTGAAAAGGAAATTTCTCTGCAATGTCTTTCAATGAGCGCCTGCAAAATCCTATAGCTCTCAAGAGCTGCAAAACTTTTCCAGCAAAGCAGTTCTCTTTAGTTTACATACTTTAACCTGTTGAAAATTCCAATCTGAAAAAAAGTTGTTCCTTACGGCGGCATCATTGCATCGGAGACAAAAGATTCCTGTTTAAGGAATAACATGTACATttgtttgtaatttattttttaatctggagAGATCAGTAGCCATATTTACCTGATGAGATGCTGAGTTTACTGCAATTTATCTTATGGCTATAGCATCTATTCATAGAAAGACAATTTCAggatgtaaaaaacaaaaaaaggagggggggcactatgttgattttttaaaaatcaagaatatTAACCCTAGCCTAAGTGACTTATCATTGCCTTGCATGGAACCAGACAAAGTACAATAGTTGTGACATGTTACTGTTTTCAAAAATGATTTACAagaaaccgctgagctgtcgatcggaaggtcggcggttcgaaaccgcgcggcggggtgagctcccgttgttaatcccagctcctgctcacctagcagttcgaaaacatgccaatgtgagtagatcaataggtaccgcttcggcgggaaggtaacggcgttccgagtcgtcatgccggccacatgacccggaagtgtctatgacaacgccggctccaaggcttagaaacggagatgagcaccgccccctagagtcggactcgactggactttacgtcaagggaaacctttacctttaccttatagtaCTAGTGGTTACAATCGCATTGAACTACACAGCATCCAATCATTTCTAATGCAAATTCAGTTTAATCGTAATAGAGTTTTCACTAAAGGGTTTTCAATTTAAATAGAGGGAAATGGCTATAATTTGCAGAAATTAAAATCCAAAAAGAATGATTCAATTTGCTAAATATTTCTTAGAGTCTCAACTAAGATTATGCAACTTTTGAAATGGGCTTAGTTAATATTCAGAATATAATACAGTGGATGCTCTAAATTAGGCATTGTGATAGGACAGACTTCTGAATAAGCAAATGTAGACTGTATAAGAAGAGGGTTGCCAATCAACTAGAAAAAAACTGCTGTCTTTTttttctgtccatccatccatccagagtaGTAGCTAAAAAGAAAAGAGTTAAAGCAGTTTTTCCTTCTCAGCTTATTTCAGCTGTTGGTTATTAGGTTAATAAATATGTATTCACacagtgtaatgtgtgaactaaTGGAATTATAGAGGTGgcaggggccatttaggccattaaGACCACCCCTTATTCATTGtagaaatacaaattaaaatatcccAGATTGATGGCTATCCAGCCTTGGCTTGAACACTTCCTATGAACTAAGCATTTCTCTAGCTAATTTATTCCACTGCTGAACTGCTCTTACTATTATAAAGTTTTTCAGCCTAATTATTATTGCAAGGTCAAGGATTTATATACACCAACCCagtaatttgtttcattttatgtgAAAATGTAAGTCTGTATTCTCTGTTTTAGGGAAATTAAATAGAAACTGTGGGATATCCAAAAGTAAGATTAAAAATGTTAGTGACACTTTAAATATCTCATAACAAATTGCTATCCCTTTGCTAAATAAACAAAGCTTATTTAGATGGAAATATAACACTGTATCAGTGTTTGACCTGAAAGCTTAAAATACCACAAGGAGCTATAGATGTTAAAAGCCATTATTAACCAGTATTGATCCCTTACTTCCCTTACTTCTCTATATGTAGAGAACAGCTGTTGATCCACATGCTTAAACCCAAGTGGGACCACTTAGGTGTAAGAAGAGAATTAGGACATTCTGTACATGGTAGAGGAGAAAATCCACAGCTTGCCTCTGAATGCTAAGGCATCAAATGAAGACTAATAAGCATACTTCTATTTAGTTTGTATATTTAGTTTCATGTTCTaagctatatacagtatttgtttccAAGGTCTAGGCAGTCTTTTTCCAGTCTTTACACTTATTcctcacattcatttttttttaacatggaaaaATCACTGAATTAGAACTTTTGTACCTAGTTTTAGGATCTAATCCATGCTTTATAcatgttttaatgtatttgtacATTTTTCCTCAGTCCATGCACCTAACTGTATCTGATAAATCTGGACCAAAATTGTTTTTGTGTGAAACATAGTTACATAATTCCACAAAATAACTACAGCTATGTGATGTCCTCATGCCACAATCCATATATGTAATTTCATGGAATGATACTAGAAGACTAAGTTTGGTCTGCTTTAAGCAATCAGATATGTGTTAATTTTAAGCAAAAGTTGATGGGATATGTTCATCATTCCAGTGGTCTTGAATGATTTGCCGTACGCATTACCTGTTATAAGTGAGTATAGTATTCACTTCTTCATGGCATGAGGATATCTTCATTTTTCAGAGAACAGCTACATAACGAatgcttttgcctttttcttaATGGTTCATAAATAATATCCTTGCTATTGACAATACTAGTTTTGCAGAGTAGACCAGTTGTTCAGAGACTTTCCAGAAGTGCTCTTGAAAAAGGAATAAATTTTCTGAAACGCTTTGggctatataaaatattttttagttGCAGTTGGGAGTTCTCACTCTCTCTTTTGTTTGCCTGCCCTCCTCTTTCATTATTGAACTGAGAACCAAGAAATGCTATGCTTATTATTTTTTGCTGTCTTTTCCCACATGTCCAATTATAAAAAGAACATATCTGAAATTAGTAGAAACATGCTCAAGTTGAATTGCTGTTATCAAAGTTATGTGTATTTCTGTATCTTCTACTTAGATCAATCTAAGTTTCATACTTAAATCTACATATTTGCTATTGTAATTTTTGCAGCATTTATAGGAATTCTGCTGTTCTTTCATAATCCTTTATAATTTTCCTTTCCAGGAATTTTTGGCTTGTTTCTGCCTCATGTTGTTCTTATCTATTTGTGATTTTTAACCTTTAACAATTTGATTATACTGACAAGAGATTGAGTGAATACTCCATTAATgtgacatttttttctaaaaggtATTTTTGTCAGAAATATATTAATGGCATGGAACTGTTTATCAGCAGTCCGATGAGCTGCTGTTCGTTTATGTCATGGTTAGCTCTTTGCAGTAATTTCTGATCAGTGCATTTGCAGTTGAAAGCTGGTTCCAGCAATCAAACAAAAGATCTTCAGGAACTGAAATGCATAGTTTCCCACCCTCAAAAAATTGGTGTAGGACAGAAGAGAGAAGATTTTAAGTGATTTTGCAGTCTCGCTTCTTATCTAAATCTGATAGCTGGTTCTGTTCTCCCTTTGCTCTAGAAACTTGTTATTTCCCAAATTCCATTTCCTTCATATCTAATGATAAGGTTCAACACCATTGATAGGTGAATGGCCTGTCAGTGAAAAACAAGGGCATCCGTTTGCATCAGTGCCCAAAACTCTGAGTAATAAACAGTCTATTTTCCTTTCTGTCATGCTGTTGCTTCCAGCTAAACCACCATGCAGCTGGAATCAACTTTCAGGCAGTACTTTCTTTTGTTAAGTAATGCAATTATTCTTAATCTCTCAGCTGTTTATTAGAGCCCTTTTGGCAAATCAGTTGGGTAAGCTTTGGTCCTAGAGAAGGGAATTCTGAGTTAGTTTTTCTACTGGGTGTTTACATGAATCGAAGCCCAAGGCCTTGTGACATGACAGAGTCTGTGGCTTTTAGTGAAGGCAGCGCTATGACAGACTCCTCAGTTCATCTGACTCTGACCATTGCTTTGGAGTATCAGCCCCCATGCTTAAAGCTCTGTTTGCTATCATGTCCTTGCTTATCTatttacctgatttttttttccagtcaaagGTATCTGTTACTCAGGATTTCAGTACTGCTTGTAACAAAAACTCTGGATGTTAAAATTACTCTAACTAAATAGTAATACTGTATATGGTGGTCCCTGCTCCCATGGGGATTCAGATGTGTATTATAGACTTGGCATGAGCACAAGGGCTGTTGTATTGGAATTCATGGTTTTGCTTGAGGAAAGTAATACTGTAGAGAAATGCAGCATGTGGTCTTAagtcaacatttattttatttatttatcatatttctccactgcccatcttgGCAAACTACTCTGGGCAATTAAATGATTGACCTAAGCTGTGTATGCACATGAAAAAGAGGGTTCTTGTGTATTGAACAATATAGTGAATTTAAAACATCCAGTAGAAGCCACAATGTATCAAAACAACATTGCATGCATCATTATGTCATTACATAGATGACAGAAATCATATACTTGTGAATTATGTCACTTGAATAATGACATGATCCATGCAATGTCCCTTGTGCTCACCCCCTCCCGTGAATGCCCCATAGCTATAATAGCTTAGAATTGTAAAATAGGCTTGgctttttctttgctcttttccTGTCTTTCAACCATATGATAGAAATGAGTGTTTTTGGTCCTCCACATTTGAATGTGAGAGATGTGAAGTAGAGGCAGAACTTGTACATGAAAAAAAGAATTTACATCGAGAAAAATATAAATTCATTATGTTCATTATTCTCAAGCTGGTGGTTTGGGACTCTAGACTACTTCCATCTAGATGGGATAAAGGGTAAGTCGCTTAAGCCAACTGTAATGGTCTTAAAACTTACTATAAAGAAGAAGCAGCAGGGTTTTAGTTTTATCATGTTTGGATCCAGATTATTCAATAAAGTGATTGGTGGAATTTCAGGTAAGAAAAATTGAGAACTCCTGCAACTTCCATCTTGATACAGATCCCTCTGTGGAGGGACTGGATTTAAAGAGCACACAGACAAAGGAAAGTGTAATGACATGTAGAATCTAGTGGTTTGATTAGCACAAGATTGCATAATCTTTAGTAGAGAGCCACATATTGCCTTTGAGGAGTTGGAGGTCTCACATTATTAAGTGGTCAGAGCCATAAAAAGTAGACTGCAGCTGCTCAAAAACTACATTtgtttgaattaaaattaaatatcctAATGTATTTAATATATCCCTCTATTGAAAATTACAGTTTAGTGGCAATTGTTGAAGAATTCTGGAGGGTACAGTCAAAGTTTTGGGGATGCCATATGTGACCTTGGGGATTCAGGCGTTGTACCTCTCATTTGGTTGGCTAAGCAACTGAGAAACTACTTATTTTGGAATTAAGGCTATCTCATTTGAATACAGGCACATACTaggaattttaaataatttttagaatCTTGTAAAGAGAACAGATTATCCTGTGTAATGCTGTTCCAAGACAGCCTCAATTAAATTAACTCCTACACTGCTTTAGGGTTGGAACTGTGGTGCAGTAAGAAAACAGTGTTGATGGTAGATGCAAGTTATTTCCCTTTactttcccctcccccttctaGGTGGAATTCCTGAACAGTCTTTCTGAAACATAAAACTGGATACTCCTGCTGGATGAAGACAAAAGAGAATGGTTTGATTGATATGTACCATGCAGCAGTCCAATATTCTATACAGGGCCTTCTAAAGAAAGTGCATTGATAAAATCCCAATTCTTGTGTGATCCTTCTCACCCTTCAGTGATATTATGAGAAGGTAATTCTCTTGTTCCCGCGGAGAAAGCAAAGGGCCGCCTGATGCACTGGGCACGGCCCCTGCCCGAGGCTCTTTTCACATTGTGCTACTGAGCCCAACCCAAGCAGTGCAATGTAAAAAGGGCATTGGGTTGGTGGCCACAGCAGCATGAATTCTTTATACTTCCATTGGGGGTAAAGTTGAAAGGCTAGGCATGGAGACTTGTTACATGAGGCataatggaggaaaaaatatattatttccccACTTCATCCTGCTAGCACAATGGTTTCTGTGACAGGAGCTATCTGTTCACTCCTTTCAGAGGAGTTTTCAATCTCAATTGCTGGGTTTGGATAAATTTGATACCAACATGATTTGGTATCCCAACAGTAGCTAACATATAGGTCATTGCTTTGTTCTCTTTTTGAGGCAGTACAGCAACCTATCATCAAATAAATGTTACTTGCTCACCGATACTGGGTATCTTTTGTGTTCTAGAAGATGGCTAAAGACTATGGAAAAGGAAGCTCTTTTTATACATAAAACAAGGAAGATCCAGGCATAATCTGAGCCAATTTACAGATTATGATAATTTTGAATGTACAGTTTTATCATGGGGAGAAACATACTGGTTCGTATTTTGCGTGATTTGGTGTAAAGATTTCAAATGTATGTAGTCAGATAATACTTCTGGATTCCATGCCTATTGGAAACTTTGACCAGCAGAAAGCTGGCAGAAGCTAATGTCCTGTCAACAGAACTTCTGGCTTGGTCCTGAATCTGAAAAGGAAGCAGGATGACAGAAGCTATTGGTAGTATgggttgtttgttttaaaatataaaacaattttattatacAAAAAAATTCCTGCGCTGGTGACAGTGCTGAAGTGCTGCCCACCCCACCGCCCCACCCTTCATTAATGGTAGGGGAGTTGAGGGAGGGGGCATAGTGCTCAGGGATTGCAAGCACACGATAATTCATACCTAAAGTAATGGACTCCATAGAATAAATCTGGGGAAAATACCATCACAGTGTCTGGGAAAGGGAACGGTAACTACCATTTGGAGGGAGACTGTTCCTCTGTCCCTTACCTTCAGGATATTCTTTATCTCCCAGTAAGATCTACTCCATCCAGCCTTCAGTGCCCAATATCAGCAGGCTGATGTACAACTTTTAATTTCTCCTCAGAAAGGAGAAGCTGCTGCCTTACAATAAACTGAATCACTAGTCCATCCAGCTCAGCACTGTCAGCATTGTCTGGCAGCAGTTACCCAGGGCCATGGTTGAGGTTCTGTCACAGCCCTTCTTTATTTAAGCTGGAGATACTGGAGACCATCTCTTCAGCTTTTACACGTGAAACTGATCTGTTGGCCCTCCCCCAAAGTGTACCCTATGTCACCGTCCTTGCTGTCACATTGCATTAAGTATTTTGTTCTTCTTATGCAATGGACTGCAACGTTCAAACCTGATTCCAGGTTCTCAGTTCTGGATGCCACAGTTTTACCCAAACAAGTGCTAACAGTGGATGTAACATAACCTACACGGGCCAAGGAGAAACCAGTCCAAAATCTTGCACGTTAGTCTCCCGCCACCCCCGCCACCTGCATGTTTCCTCTTCTGCTCTAGGGGACAGGTAGGGTCCTCCAAACAGTGAATCCAGCGTTTCAGAAAGAGGCTTGGGGGGAAGATCCTGGAAGCTCCACTCCCCTGGGTGATGCTGTGCAGGAGATTGATGGAAGGGTAGCTGGGTTGGTTGTGCTGGGATGCCACTTGTGGCAAAGGGGTCACAAAAGGGCAAGGCATGCTACGCAGGAGGGTGTGAACCCAGACTTCCCTCTCAGTCCCAGCCATTGTCCTTCACCATATGTGACATCTCAATGATGTACTTCCCTTCTTTGTACTTCTGGCTGGTCTCGAAGGCTTGTTCCTGGCAAAGAAGGAAATAGGAGATACAAATCCAGCactgagcactgatgatgttacctagttgggtaatgaaacgtctgccagcaaacaaccaactcagcaccaagaactccacagttcaactctgaactacagatattctcttctactggatatAAACCCACCTACTTTAGACAAGGCTTCCCCCTCTCTAAAACCTTGCAACACAAAATATAACTTTGCTATTGTGAGATGAAATAGTAGGTGACAGATAACAAAGCCCTAGGAATCACGCTTCCATTGGGACAACTGGTATCTATAAATAAATGCACAGCACCATGGTTTTGAGAGGCCATAGAAAAGCTAGTCCTTCCAATTGGATAGCATCACAAAGATTGCTTTCCCATATGTCCCACAAGAGATGCTTTCCACAAGACTGATTGCTAGAATTTCATTTCCGAAGGGAAATTACTCACATATTTCCAGCCCAGTGTAGTCTTGCAGCTTTCACAGAATATATCAGCAACTGAATGGAGACCAGTGAGCAGAAGGCGTTGCTCTGCTGGACCACATCCCACATTAACCCTGTAATCAAAGAAATCAAAAGTCAACATATTTTATCTTTACCATGGTTATGGCCCCAATTCTGTTCCGCCTGCAGCTCTCAACAAACTAGGATGGGGAATTTACCTGTCCTAAGACATTTGAAGTAATCATATAGgagaaagttttttaaaacataaaactgcTTTTTCAAGTGACTAGTTCATGAAGGTACATTAACTGAATCACGATTTACTTACTTGGCTATGATAGTTTAATAGTTTCAATTTCCAGATCACAACTCAGTGAATAGATATTTACAATGCAGACATTTTGCAAtaattatattgtgtatttatattttataaagaaaaaaaaaactattttgctaGGAAATCTGGAAACCAAACACAGGGAATAGAAGATGGATTCTAAATTTAATCTCACAGTGGCCTCCAGTGGTAGGGAGAAGGGTCTACAGGCCGTAGATTGTGCTTAGAATGTAAGAATTGGGGCACATCAGCAGTACTGTATTGATTACAAGTGTCTAGGCAAAGATAACTTGGACAATTCTATTTAATCTACTGAAACAATGGAATCTGCTAATTTTTTGCATTCCCATTTCTCATTTTCCTGACTTTTGTGAATTTGGCTAAAAACAAACTCTACATGAAAAGGTTGCTTACATTTTCATGCATGTCTGTTTATACAGTTGAAACAAATAGTTTGATTGTTTCAAATTAATATACATCCAGAAGGTAGTTAAATTCTCCTGTAAAGTGGAATTAGGACATTGTGGTAGAAAGAAAAATTAGATATTATCTACAGTTGAATTTGATCTTGCCTCAGTTATTTGGGTTCTACTGCTTTGGGTTCTACTTGCCTCAGTTATTTGGGTTCTACATCTCACCTTCCTGAGGTGAAAGGTACCATAATTCTATTTCTAACTATTGTTATGCTGAGCTATGTATAAGGATGGAGACTCTGCAACACAACTATTTGAAAATCAGCCAGGAAGAAATAATAGATACTCTATTTAGATTCATTTCACATTTCTACATTTAAGGGCAAAAGCAGATGAGAATATCACTCTAAGGTATGCTATCATCACAGGAGCAATGTAACCACGTGCTTACTAGTTAGCCTATAAACAAGAACTAATGCAGGAAATTCATCAGGACTGTCTAATCCACGAATATATGGATTGTTGGTAATTTCCAAAAGAAATAACTTGGACAATTCTGCTAGGCAGAGATAACTTGGACAATTCTATTTAATCTATGTTGTGCATTTCCACTTCTCATTTTCCTGACTCTTGTGAATTCGGCCTAGTCAAACAGATCTTTTGCTATTGCCAGCCCATATATTCCTATCACCTAAAAAAGAGTGATTATTTCTAGGAATCTGCTCCAGAACAATTTGCTGTCAATATCCATGACAGAGGTAGGTTACATCTCTGACTCAAGTCTCATTGACTTGGAGCTGAGCTTTCTCCTGCTGATGGCCAATTAGAAATAAAGAGAATGAAAGTGGTATGTTTGTCAAAGCCTTCTGCACTGTAGGTTCTATCTGCATACAttacaaaaatcagaatgataAGTCAGGAGGATGATCAGCAATTTTCTAGTCTATCTCCTTATATTGGAGCATTAGTAATCATGTATCAACCTTTGTGGGTGAATTCGCAATTAAATGTCTCTTCTAAAGAACAGAGGAATGAACAGTTGGGAGTTATATTGTAGGAAAAAGGAATTGTAAGAAAATTACTATTTTCTAGGAACTGATTAATGCATAGATCGGAGGGAAAGGAGAGATCTCATGTCCAATAATTAGAATTAAGAGTAGACCAACCTTGAAGGTCAGGGATGTATCCTCCTCTGGGTGGTGGGGCTAAGAGAAGACTTGGTGGAAGAGAGAATTCTAGTGGCACAATGCAGTGTGTTGGGTTCCATTACAACGCCCAATAAATGCTATGATGATATGGGAGGACCACTGCTGAGTTGAAGAATGGGAACAATAACATATCAAAAACAAAAGGATAGAAATCTCCCAGTGTACGTGTGCTGGGAAGCTGACTTCTGATGTGCTTTATTCCCTACTTGTTTCAGAACTCAGTTAAATTAGCCTTGAAGGCAGATGAGCTGCAACTGTAAGAATGTTGTGTTACATGGGACACTGAGTGAGATAGAATGGATATATGTCATATACATGTTATTATTTGGAGGAATAACTCACTCCAACAGCCtcacatttttttatatatagatcTCCAATATTTAAGACTCCTCTTTTGCAGGAAAGATGCAAGAAAGCTGTTTTCTTCCATTCTAAGGCAAAACCACGTGTTTGCCTACTTCCAGTGTTGCATACTGCTCACCTGTATCCCATTCCCACCAAATAAAACCAATTGCAGGAGGACACTCACACAGAATTGAAAAGATAGGCGCGGCCATGGCTTCCCTGGAAGGACTGTAAAAACAAAGTGTAAGAGTTACGTCCTCTCCCTTAAAAGATGATCGAATCCCCTTCCCAAACCCAGCCGCCCATAGAGACCCCAAGCTGTGAGAGAAGTCAGACTGTTCCTAGACAGACAGATATTGCTGGGGTATCCCAGGGGCTGCAGTTAGGTAGCCCTGAACAGGCAATGCTGTGAGGAAGCACAACGCCAGAGTCTGGTTGGGCCGTGATAGCTGTAACTAAGCTTGTCATTGTGATCCTGAGCGCACACATACCTTGGAGATGAGTTCATCATGTTTGGCCAAGTGTGCCCTGCAGTGGACACAGCTGTAAGTCCGGTGGCACCGGGGCAGGTAACTGCGGAACGTTTTGGTAGGGAGACAGGCGGCTGGTGGCACTGGCTCACAGCTGGGCATGACAGGCTGGAGGGCAATGCCTTGTCGAGGTGGGGGAGCTGGTGCTGTGCAGCCCCCACACAAGCGATCACAAGTGAAGCAGCGAAGCAGGTTGGCTAGAGCCGTTTTTCAAAAGAATGAAGTTTGGGGGGGCTGCACTGCCAGGGCCCCCCCAGATGAGAACCAGACCGAAAGGGGAGACACCTatggagagaaagggggaagaaaTAAGCAAAGGAGCAATGCACAGAAATTTGCCTTCCGGTACAATCAGATGCtgaggaaatggaaggaaggagcgTGCCTTGCTGTCATTCGGGTTCCAAACGGGCATTAAAGTTGAGGGTGCACTCAACAAAACTGCGTCAAGTGATTTGGGTTGGCTGAATGGAAATCCCCAAGTCACATTATTGTTCCACAAGATCAGTTTCATGAATTCTTTCAAGGTGAAGAAAACTACAGAAATTTATTTAGATTCCTTTTCTCCTTGGTCCAAGAACCTTACAATAGATGTTCAATTGCCATAAAATGATGAACTATTTCTCTGTCAAGGACtgtaaaaacaatacagtatacTTTAAACATATTGTCCAAACTTCTACAACTCACTAAGTTATTCTAAGTAAGTGTGCTTAATACTGCAGATTT contains:
- the YPEL4 gene encoding protein yippee-like 4 isoform X1, with the translated sequence MPSCEPVPPAACLPTKTFRSYLPRCHRTYSCVHCRAHLAKHDELISKSFQGSHGRAYLFNSVVNVGCGPAEQRLLLTGLHSVADIFCESCKTTLGWKYEQAFETSQKYKEGKYIIEMSHMVKDNGWD
- the YPEL4 gene encoding protein yippee-like 4 isoform X2, whose product is MPSCEPVPPAACLPTKTFRSYLPRCHRTYSCVHCRAHLAKHDELISKSFQGSHGRAYLFNSVVNVGCGPAEQRLLLTGLHSVADIFCESCKTTLGWKYTFHYPTR